A section of the Candidatus Moraniibacteriota bacterium genome encodes:
- a CDS encoding ABC transporter ATP-binding protein, with product MPEPALAPTKQSVDPLIVIDKLRIIYNRGKPNEMRALEETNISIYPQEYVIIFGPSGCGKSTLLYSISGLQSATYGDVFIKGKPISKMTERETLDLHQSTLGMVFQAFYLIPSLDILDNVCLPRVFRGETPAERKKDGFSLLRRFGIAEQGDKMPNQLSGGQKQRVAIARSLVNNPDIILADEPVGNLDSESAQNVLDILKELNDVDKKTVIMVTHNPDHLVYADRVIHMKDGRVIKEQVFKEKRPILKEKKMEDFLMEEKEENSELKILMNSFKNLLPQQVDMLLIPFKAKQLLAHLLSELSDEQVSMAEAFLKELLFKNIDVPLFTNRLDLELDQGGAGWNKLRAIKFAKRVENILNMTQALRTTTDEGAVALALYLEKEFHLKLSDEARLRLQAALKLRLESAIGQIELSRKLDKSIIQGGVGLRRDTVEKMTREIEIIMLLKYS from the coding sequence ATGCCTGAACCCGCTCTCGCTCCCACCAAACAGTCGGTCGATCCATTGATTGTGATCGACAAGCTTCGCATTATCTACAATCGCGGCAAACCGAATGAGATGCGCGCACTCGAGGAGACAAATATCTCGATCTACCCTCAGGAGTACGTGATCATTTTTGGGCCATCCGGCTGCGGCAAGTCGACCTTGCTCTATTCGATTTCCGGCCTCCAGTCTGCCACCTACGGCGATGTCTTCATCAAGGGCAAACCGATTTCCAAAATGACAGAACGCGAAACGCTTGACCTCCATCAGAGCACGCTCGGGATGGTTTTTCAGGCGTTCTACCTCATCCCGTCACTCGATATCCTCGACAATGTCTGCCTCCCACGCGTCTTCCGCGGTGAAACGCCGGCCGAGAGGAAGAAAGACGGCTTTTCACTCCTGCGCCGTTTCGGTATCGCCGAACAGGGCGATAAGATGCCGAATCAGCTCTCGGGCGGTCAAAAGCAGCGTGTCGCCATCGCCCGCTCTCTCGTGAATAATCCCGATATCATCCTGGCCGATGAACCGGTCGGTAACCTCGACTCCGAGTCCGCCCAAAATGTGCTCGATATTCTGAAGGAGCTCAACGACGTCGACAAGAAGACCGTCATCATGGTGACACACAATCCGGACCACCTCGTCTACGCTGATCGTGTCATTCACATGAAGGATGGTCGTGTTATCAAAGAACAGGTCTTCAAGGAAAAGCGGCCAATCCTGAAGGAGAAGAAGATGGAAGACTTCCTCATGGAAGAAAAGGAGGAGAACAGCGAGCTGAAGATTCTCATGAACTCTTTCAAAAACCTTTTGCCACAGCAAGTCGACATGCTCCTCATCCCGTTCAAAGCCAAACAACTCCTCGCCCATCTCCTCTCCGAACTTTCTGATGAACAGGTCTCGATGGCCGAAGCCTTCCTGAAAGAGCTCCTTTTCAAGAACATCGACGTACCGCTCTTCACCAATCGGCTCGATCTCGAACTCGATCAGGGTGGCGCTGGCTGGAATAAACTGCGTGCTATCAAATTTGCCAAACGGGTCGAAAATATCTTGAATATGACCCAGGCACTCCGCACCACGACCGACGAGGGTGCCGTCGCTCTCGCGCTCTATCTCGAAAAAGAATTCCATCTGAAACTCTCCGATGAAGCCCGACTGCGGCTCCAGGCAGCACTGAAGCTCCGACTCGAGAGCGCGATCGGCCAAATCGAGCTATCCAGAAAACTTGATAAGTCCATCATCCAAGGCGGCGTCGGCCTCCGTCGCGACACGGTCGAGAAGATGACTCGCGAGATCGAAATCATCATGCTTCTCAAATACAGCTAG
- the smpB gene encoding SsrA-binding protein SmpB has translation MKPTKEIAYNRRATFDYALQDRYEAGLVLTGGEVKSVKTGHASLKGAFVTVHGTELVLTNALIPRYARASVKIHHEDRRPRTLLLRRSEIRSLIGKSRTEGLTLIPIRLYIKRRLVKLEFAVGKGKKQFDKRADIGRRESDRRIRREMKNY, from the coding sequence ATGAAGCCGACCAAGGAAATCGCCTACAATCGCCGCGCGACCTTTGATTACGCCCTCCAGGACCGGTACGAGGCGGGTTTGGTCTTGACCGGCGGCGAAGTAAAGAGCGTGAAAACCGGCCATGCGAGCCTGAAGGGTGCCTTTGTCACCGTCCATGGTACCGAACTCGTCCTGACCAATGCCCTCATCCCTCGCTATGCGAGGGCAAGCGTGAAGATCCACCATGAGGATCGCCGGCCGCGTACCCTCCTCCTCCGCCGATCAGAAATCCGCTCACTCATCGGGAAATCCCGCACCGAAGGCTTGACTTTGATCCCGATTCGTCTGTATATTAAGAGGCGACTCGTGAAGCTTGAATTCGCCGTCGGTAAGGGGAAAAAGCAGTTCGACAAGCGCGCCGACATCGGCCGTCGTGAGAGTGACCGCCGCATCCGCCGCGAGATGAAAAATTACTAG
- a CDS encoding arginine--tRNA ligase has translation MNSPRALAEIIQERIVSKNIDFLRSVEIAGPGHINFYLSDAAYAETVAYILKEGGRYGNSMQGAGERVNNEFISANPTGPLHLGNGRGGFYADSLARVMKKAGYDVTNEYYVNDAGEQVMKLGHSVLKDSEAVYGGEYIDEIISKLEIRNSKLSVREVGERAAKHILEHLIQPIVQDTMRVHFDVWTSEKELIEDGYVDKALGILSEKKLTFESEGALWLRTTEFGDDKDRVLVKSDGSKTYFASDAGYILNKMERGFTTFIETWGADHHGYINRFKAVARALGFTGEIHFLIVQLVKLVKDGVEVRMSKRAGNVVGIDELIEKVGHDVARFFFLMYSPDTHMNFDLGLAEERSEKNPVYYVQYAFARLSSVERKAVEASLVASSEHLELLVHPKERLLIRELLAFPEIVERMASEKTVHQLPQYAVRLADRLHSFYADCKVIDETNPELSSARLVLIGATKTVLAEALRLMGVSAPEKM, from the coding sequence GTGAATAGTCCCAGAGCCTTGGCGGAAATTATACAGGAGAGAATTGTTTCGAAGAATATTGATTTCCTGAGAAGTGTTGAAATCGCTGGACCGGGGCATATCAATTTCTATCTGAGTGATGCGGCGTATGCTGAAACGGTTGCGTACATATTGAAAGAAGGTGGCCGTTATGGGAACTCGATGCAGGGTGCTGGGGAGCGAGTCAACAATGAATTTATCTCGGCCAATCCGACTGGACCGCTGCACCTCGGCAATGGCCGCGGCGGCTTCTATGCTGATAGTCTCGCGCGCGTCATGAAGAAGGCCGGCTACGATGTGACGAACGAATACTATGTGAATGATGCCGGGGAGCAAGTGATGAAGCTCGGTCACAGTGTCTTGAAAGACAGCGAGGCGGTCTATGGTGGGGAGTACATTGATGAGATAATTTCGAAATTAGAAATTAGAAATTCGAAACTTTCGGTTCGGGAGGTGGGAGAACGAGCAGCCAAACACATACTTGAACATTTGATTCAACCGATCGTGCAGGACACGATGCGGGTACATTTCGATGTCTGGACTTCGGAAAAGGAACTGATCGAAGACGGGTATGTCGATAAAGCTCTCGGCATTCTTTCCGAAAAGAAACTTACTTTCGAATCAGAGGGAGCGTTGTGGCTGCGTACCACTGAGTTCGGCGATGACAAGGACCGGGTGCTGGTGAAGAGCGACGGCTCGAAGACCTACTTCGCCTCGGATGCCGGGTACATCCTGAACAAGATGGAACGGGGATTCACGACTTTCATCGAAACGTGGGGGGCGGACCATCATGGCTATATCAACCGGTTCAAAGCCGTGGCTCGAGCGCTCGGATTCACGGGCGAGATCCATTTTCTCATCGTGCAGCTCGTGAAGTTGGTGAAAGACGGCGTCGAGGTCCGCATGTCGAAGCGGGCCGGAAATGTTGTCGGGATCGATGAACTCATCGAGAAAGTAGGGCATGATGTCGCCCGTTTCTTCTTCCTCATGTATTCGCCTGATACGCACATGAATTTCGATTTGGGGCTCGCCGAAGAGCGGAGTGAAAAGAATCCGGTGTACTATGTGCAGTACGCGTTCGCTCGTCTCTCGAGTGTTGAGCGGAAAGCAGTTGAGGCGAGCCTCGTGGCTTCATCAGAGCATCTCGAACTCCTCGTTCATCCGAAGGAGCGCCTACTCATCCGCGAACTCTTGGCCTTCCCGGAGATCGTTGAACGCATGGCGAGTGAAAAGACTGTGCACCAGTTGCCGCAGTATGCGGTCCGGCTCGCTGATAGGCTGCATTCGTTCTATGCTGATTGTAAAGTGATCGATGAGACGAATCCCGAACTCTCGAGCGCACGGTTGGTACTTATCGGTGCGACGAAAACGGTGCTCGCTGAAGCGCTCCGGCTGATGGGCGTGAGTGCGCCGGAAAAAATGTAA
- the rpmI gene encoding 50S ribosomal protein L35 yields MPKMKTKKNVSKKFKVTGTGKLKRRSTGQNHYNTRDTGKATRAKRADHVVLAVDVKNVKRALRHA; encoded by the coding sequence ATGCCCAAGATGAAGACGAAGAAGAATGTCTCGAAGAAATTCAAAGTCACCGGGACCGGGAAATTGAAGCGCCGCTCGACCGGCCAGAACCACTACAATACCCGGGACACTGGCAAGGCCACTCGAGCCAAGCGTGCCGACCATGTCGTCTTGGCTGTCGATGTGAAGAACGTCAAACGGGCCCTCCGACACGCCTAG
- the rplT gene encoding 50S ribosomal protein L20, giving the protein MSRVKRGVMTKKRHKNILKKAKGYRWGRKKLFTKAKEAVIKAGKYARRDRRAKKRTFRALWIVRLNNALRENGTTYAKFIALLKTKTIALDRKVLSEMAVENPTVFATLVKSVLAK; this is encoded by the coding sequence ATGTCCCGAGTCAAGCGCGGCGTGATGACCAAGAAGCGCCACAAGAACATCCTGAAGAAAGCCAAGGGCTACCGTTGGGGCCGCAAGAAGCTCTTCACCAAGGCAAAGGAAGCCGTCATCAAAGCCGGAAAATATGCCCGCCGTGACCGCCGTGCCAAGAAGCGTACCTTCCGCGCCCTGTGGATCGTCCGGCTCAACAATGCCCTCCGGGAAAACGGTACGACCTATGCCAAATTCATCGCCCTCCTGAAGACCAAGACCATCGCTCTCGATCGGAAAGTCCTCTCTGAGATGGCGGTCGAGAACCCCACCGTGTTTGCCACCCTGGTCAAAAGCGTGCTGGCAAAGTAA
- a CDS encoding DsbA family protein, with protein sequence MDEMQPIPEREDVQGEKSCCGGKAAGQCRHGGDREEKGAWIVAGAVLLSGLMVAASLLVSVKPGKLVEAGTPAAQQAAAQPAAQPTVTLDQVKTLFTSKNLAFGNKDSKVLFVEFSDPSCPFCHVAAGKNPSLNKQVGGQFVMVKEGGTYIAPVPEMKKLVDAGKAGFVWLYANGHGNGEMATKALYCAHEKGKFWEVHDLLMNETGYGLLNNDVKNDVAKAGTLATFLKGAVSASEMQACLESGKYDSRISDDMAVAQQFGFRGTPSFFINQTNFAGAVSFKDMQSTVDALLK encoded by the coding sequence ATGGATGAGATGCAACCGATCCCTGAGAGAGAGGATGTGCAGGGAGAAAAGTCCTGTTGTGGTGGCAAGGCCGCCGGCCAGTGTCGTCACGGGGGTGACCGAGAAGAGAAAGGGGCCTGGATCGTTGCGGGCGCGGTGCTTCTTTCGGGCCTCATGGTCGCGGCGAGTCTCCTCGTCTCCGTGAAACCAGGGAAGTTAGTCGAAGCTGGGACACCAGCTGCGCAACAGGCGGCGGCCCAACCAGCGGCCCAGCCCACTGTGACGCTCGATCAGGTGAAGACCCTCTTTACTTCGAAGAACCTGGCCTTTGGAAACAAGGATAGCAAGGTGCTGTTCGTCGAATTCAGCGATCCGAGTTGTCCGTTCTGTCATGTCGCTGCCGGAAAAAACCCGAGCCTCAATAAGCAAGTCGGGGGTCAGTTTGTCATGGTGAAGGAAGGTGGGACCTATATCGCACCAGTGCCTGAAATGAAAAAGCTCGTTGATGCCGGTAAGGCCGGTTTCGTCTGGCTCTATGCCAATGGGCACGGCAATGGTGAGATGGCGACCAAAGCCCTATACTGCGCTCACGAGAAAGGGAAGTTCTGGGAGGTTCATGATCTTCTCATGAATGAGACGGGGTATGGTCTCCTGAACAATGATGTGAAGAATGATGTCGCAAAGGCTGGCACGCTCGCTACCTTTTTGAAGGGTGCGGTGAGCGCGAGTGAGATGCAAGCCTGTCTCGAGAGTGGCAAATACGACAGTCGAATCTCTGACGATATGGCCGTGGCTCAGCAATTTGGCTTCCGTGGGACACCAAGCTTCTTCATCAACCAGACCAATTTTGCTGGCGCGGTTAGCTTCAAGGACATGCAGTCTACGGTGGACGCGTTGCTCAAGTAA
- a CDS encoding ABC transporter permease, whose product MRFFDVLKLSLRMFKARTMRTLLTILGMSVGISAIMFLVSFGYGLQRTLLQKITTSDALVSLDVTLGEDKAAKLNQTTIEKLGTIPDVIDVIPALELAGQGRFNNITLDVSTVSTGPAYLKSEGLKIEDGRLFDKGNVHEIVITKAVAQVYGVTPEEMLGKTMAITLFINPDAAGRGTSVDLGQAYTIVGIGEGAENIVYVPLDSLGSLTIDQYTKLKVKCRSTNVIEPVRTAIDALGLTASSISETIDQANKVFRAIQIVLMVFGTIALVVSAIGMFNTMTITLLERTEEIGIMKAIGASKSDISLMFVMESTLMGFLGSVGGVGIGYVGGFIINVLINAVATRFGGEAVSLFYSPLWFVMTVIGFGAFVGFLTGVFPARSASRIDALDALRYK is encoded by the coding sequence ATGCGATTTTTCGATGTCCTCAAACTCTCGCTCCGCATGTTCAAGGCGCGCACGATGCGTACCCTCTTGACCATCCTCGGCATGTCAGTCGGCATCTCGGCCATTATGTTCCTCGTCTCTTTTGGTTATGGACTCCAACGTACCCTCCTCCAGAAGATCACCACGTCCGACGCACTTGTTTCACTCGATGTCACTCTCGGAGAAGACAAAGCAGCCAAACTAAACCAAACGACCATCGAAAAGCTCGGCACGATCCCCGATGTCATCGATGTCATCCCCGCGCTCGAGCTCGCCGGCCAGGGTCGCTTCAACAACATCACACTCGACGTTTCGACCGTCTCGACCGGACCCGCCTATCTGAAAAGTGAAGGATTGAAGATTGAGGACGGTCGCCTCTTTGACAAGGGCAATGTGCACGAAATTGTCATCACCAAAGCCGTCGCCCAGGTCTATGGTGTCACACCCGAAGAAATGCTCGGGAAAACTATGGCCATCACCCTCTTCATCAACCCCGACGCGGCCGGCCGGGGTACCTCGGTCGATCTCGGGCAAGCCTACACTATCGTCGGCATCGGCGAAGGAGCTGAAAACATCGTCTATGTACCACTCGATTCTCTCGGCTCGCTCACTATCGACCAGTACACCAAGCTCAAAGTGAAGTGCCGATCGACGAATGTCATCGAGCCCGTCCGCACTGCGATCGATGCCCTCGGTCTCACGGCCTCCTCTATCTCGGAGACGATCGATCAGGCCAATAAAGTTTTCCGCGCCATCCAAATCGTCCTCATGGTTTTCGGTACGATCGCGCTCGTCGTTTCAGCCATCGGTATGTTTAACACGATGACCATCACCCTCCTCGAGCGGACCGAGGAGATCGGTATCATGAAGGCTATCGGCGCATCCAAATCTGATATCTCGCTCATGTTTGTGATGGAGTCCACTCTCATGGGCTTTCTGGGTTCCGTCGGCGGTGTCGGTATTGGTTATGTCGGTGGATTTATCATCAATGTCCTCATCAATGCCGTGGCGACGCGCTTCGGTGGCGAGGCCGTCTCGCTCTTCTACTCCCCGCTTTGGTTTGTGATGACCGTCATCGGCTTCGGTGCTTTCGTCGGCTTCCTCACCGGGGTCTTCCCGGCTCGCTCAGCGAGTAGAATTGATGCACTGGATGCATTACGATACAAATAA
- a CDS encoding ferric reductase-like transmembrane domain-containing protein, producing the protein MENLLKSLQPILHWGYQLHDWVSDFLVKHIFAVKRTLLVLAHLSLFGFLFPEMRKDFGELAANLLIVILFISPLSKIFRMRLLIQLMMLRRELGIMMGYLATVHGVGYLIDPDWADFIIQPMLAGNFWGDDPRYTFGILAYALTLPLLLTSNALSQRFLGTKWKLLHRSVYLMFAFAIIHRFLVKGAPVFVIVEIIVLLGSYGLLKALAWKNFLPPLATAIRFVAEDYRRFKQLGPPVAAAPPSATI; encoded by the coding sequence ATGGAAAACCTTCTCAAATCCCTACAGCCGATCCTTCATTGGGGCTATCAGTTGCATGACTGGGTGAGCGATTTCCTGGTGAAGCATATCTTCGCCGTGAAGCGAACCCTCTTGGTCTTGGCGCATCTTTCACTCTTCGGCTTTCTTTTCCCTGAGATGCGCAAGGATTTCGGCGAGCTCGCAGCCAATCTCCTCATCGTCATTCTCTTCATTAGCCCCTTGTCGAAGATCTTCCGGATGCGGCTCCTTATTCAGCTCATGATGCTGCGGCGCGAGCTCGGCATCATGATGGGGTATCTCGCGACGGTGCACGGTGTCGGTTATCTCATCGATCCCGACTGGGCGGATTTCATCATCCAGCCGATGCTGGCCGGGAATTTTTGGGGAGATGATCCGCGGTATACGTTCGGGATTCTTGCTTATGCTCTGACCTTACCGCTTCTCCTAACCTCGAATGCGCTCTCTCAGCGGTTCCTGGGGACGAAGTGGAAGTTGCTCCATCGGTCGGTCTATCTTATGTTCGCCTTCGCTATTATTCACCGCTTCCTCGTCAAGGGTGCACCGGTATTTGTCATTGTTGAAATCATTGTTCTTCTCGGTTCGTATGGGTTACTGAAGGCACTCGCTTGGAAGAACTTCCTTCCACCCCTTGCCACGGCAATTCGTTTCGTGGCCGAGGACTATCGCCGTTTCAAACAACTGGGCCCTCCGGTGGCGGCGGCCCCACCGTCAGCTACGATTTGA
- a CDS encoding glycosyltransferase codes for MNKNEGKRIFHDQHGARGRYVVSGTVLLGLLTFCVFSVTAVSVLVTPPLLSSLDPGASSLNHLPDTAPADTVLTTPLGVTPWQTLFTAPSPKEGVAVPSEVLGFFVNWDDNSLYSLKAHADSLDGLIPEWLHLTSGTGDFALDNPDRTQETREFLDTEHATLPIYPLINNYNPQTDGWDSESLAGVLATPETRQALISHLLDYAVSQRTAGITIDFEAVPDTSQASLVIFMGELSRQFHGQGLRVMQCIPLTDDSFDIAALGRASDQIILMAYDEHVPSEPTAGPIASMGWYATGIAERFRALSPDRYIVALGNYGYVWPQDESEDSSLTFQEAMRKAEMAQSRIGLESISLNPTFSYTDKQQVSHRVWFLDAVSVFNQMVGAQKLGGAGRYALWRLGSEDPAIWSLFQRPRSLDRAAAEKLEELRFTYELSYEGTGEILQLAETPQNGHRDLEYDEATGLIRAETITDFPTPFVLRRWGGSDEKKIALTFDDGPDATYTPEVLAVLKRYDVAATFFVTGLNANLYPEILRDIFRQGSEIGNHTYTHPDITAISRRQFRLELDSTERIIEGILGRKTLLFRPPYAEDTEPANVEEVTPLVLTRDLGYYTVGMHIDPSDWKQPSAQHIADEVLAQAKAGAGNVVLLHDAGGRREETVAALPIIIGRLKAEGYEIVTLSQLMGLTPETVMPPVTAGDRLLSHINGLTVLSMSFFNAFMRAMFGIGIILGIGRFVVLGTLGLGNTMKARFAKKGLERREQSYRPTVSAIIPAHDEERVIVRTVRSILDSDYPLSSIIVIDDGSVDRTVAVLQQSFPNCPNLRIISQTHTGKAAALNRGIRESDADIIVSLDADTLFLPQTIRKIVRHFSDPRIAGVSGNTKVGNRLNLLTRWQALEYVTSQNLDRRAFEVLNCIPVISGAVGGWRRSALVEVGGFSDATLAEDADATWSLLRSGYEIVYEEEAIAFTEAPATVRNFVKQRFRWAYGTFQTAWKHKGAFVLGPPSVGWVAVPNVFIFQILFPLVAPLMDLLLVSSLAWYGWQKWQHPLAFSGFQGVPEVLGYYLLFLALDFFTALIPFLWERHERLSLLLWLPLQRFFYRQLLYYVTFRALWTAAKGTLAHWRKVERKATAEILT; via the coding sequence ATGAACAAGAACGAAGGGAAGAGAATATTTCATGATCAGCATGGAGCTCGGGGACGCTATGTCGTTTCAGGGACAGTCCTGCTTGGTCTATTGACCTTTTGTGTTTTCAGCGTGACAGCCGTGAGTGTATTGGTGACACCGCCGCTCCTCTCCTCTCTGGATCCAGGGGCATCTTCACTGAATCATCTCCCGGATACGGCTCCCGCCGATACGGTCTTGACGACTCCACTAGGAGTGACCCCGTGGCAGACCCTGTTCACGGCGCCTTCCCCGAAAGAGGGCGTAGCTGTGCCGTCGGAAGTGCTCGGCTTCTTCGTCAACTGGGATGACAATAGTTTGTATTCGCTGAAAGCCCACGCGGATTCACTGGATGGTCTCATCCCGGAATGGCTCCATCTCACGAGCGGGACCGGGGATTTCGCTCTCGACAATCCGGATCGGACGCAAGAGACTCGAGAGTTTCTCGATACCGAACACGCTACATTACCGATTTACCCTCTCATAAATAACTACAATCCTCAGACGGACGGATGGGACAGTGAGAGTCTGGCCGGAGTTCTCGCTACCCCCGAGACGCGCCAAGCCCTCATCAGCCATCTCCTCGACTATGCTGTGAGCCAGCGGACGGCCGGTATCACCATCGACTTCGAAGCGGTCCCCGATACTAGCCAAGCCTCTCTCGTGATCTTTATGGGAGAATTGTCACGCCAATTCCATGGGCAGGGGCTGCGAGTCATGCAGTGCATCCCGCTTACTGATGATTCTTTCGATATCGCTGCACTCGGGAGAGCGAGCGATCAGATCATCCTCATGGCCTATGATGAACACGTGCCGAGTGAGCCGACGGCCGGGCCGATTGCTTCCATGGGTTGGTATGCAACCGGTATCGCGGAACGTTTCCGTGCACTTTCTCCGGATCGGTATATCGTGGCGCTCGGGAACTACGGCTATGTTTGGCCGCAAGACGAATCAGAGGATAGCTCACTGACTTTCCAGGAGGCCATGCGGAAGGCGGAGATGGCCCAAAGCCGGATCGGGCTTGAGTCGATTTCGCTCAATCCTACTTTCTCATACACGGATAAGCAGCAGGTCTCTCACCGGGTTTGGTTTCTGGATGCCGTCTCAGTCTTCAATCAGATGGTAGGAGCCCAGAAGCTCGGCGGTGCTGGTCGGTATGCATTGTGGCGACTGGGCTCAGAGGATCCAGCGATCTGGAGTCTCTTCCAACGTCCGCGGTCGCTCGATCGTGCGGCTGCTGAAAAGCTCGAAGAATTGCGCTTCACCTACGAACTCAGCTACGAAGGAACAGGAGAAATTCTCCAGCTGGCTGAGACCCCACAAAACGGTCATCGGGACCTCGAGTACGACGAAGCGACTGGGCTGATTCGGGCAGAGACGATTACGGATTTCCCGACGCCTTTTGTCCTGAGACGGTGGGGGGGAAGTGATGAGAAGAAAATCGCGCTCACATTTGATGACGGACCAGATGCCACCTATACGCCCGAGGTCTTGGCAGTTCTGAAGCGATACGATGTCGCCGCGACGTTCTTCGTCACGGGGCTGAATGCGAACTTGTATCCCGAAATATTAAGAGACATCTTTCGTCAGGGCAGTGAAATCGGCAATCACACCTATACACATCCGGATATCACGGCGATTTCTCGTCGGCAGTTTCGTCTCGAGCTCGATAGTACGGAGCGCATTATCGAAGGGATACTCGGGAGGAAGACACTGCTCTTCCGACCTCCGTATGCCGAAGACACTGAGCCGGCGAATGTGGAAGAAGTTACCCCACTCGTTCTGACTCGTGATCTCGGCTATTACACCGTCGGTATGCATATCGACCCGAGCGATTGGAAGCAACCGTCAGCACAACATATCGCCGACGAAGTGTTGGCCCAAGCCAAAGCTGGGGCGGGTAATGTCGTGCTCTTGCATGACGCGGGTGGCCGTCGCGAAGAGACCGTCGCAGCGCTCCCGATCATCATCGGACGACTGAAGGCCGAGGGTTATGAGATCGTTACGCTATCGCAGCTGATGGGACTCACGCCGGAGACGGTTATGCCACCGGTCACAGCTGGCGACAGACTCCTCTCTCATATCAATGGCCTCACGGTGCTCTCTATGAGTTTCTTCAATGCCTTCATGCGAGCGATGTTTGGCATCGGCATCATTCTCGGCATCGGACGGTTTGTCGTGCTCGGGACACTGGGACTCGGGAACACGATGAAGGCACGCTTCGCAAAGAAAGGGCTGGAGCGAAGAGAACAATCCTACCGTCCGACGGTGAGTGCTATCATCCCGGCGCATGACGAGGAACGCGTGATCGTTCGGACCGTGCGCTCGATCCTTGATTCAGACTATCCGCTTTCGAGTATCATCGTCATCGACGACGGATCAGTGGATCGGACGGTAGCGGTGTTACAACAGTCCTTTCCGAACTGCCCGAACCTGCGGATCATTTCCCAGACGCATACTGGCAAGGCCGCCGCGCTGAATCGAGGCATCCGAGAGTCAGACGCCGACATCATCGTGAGTTTGGATGCGGACACACTGTTCCTCCCACAGACGATTCGGAAAATAGTCCGGCATTTCTCTGACCCGAGAATCGCGGGCGTATCTGGCAATACGAAAGTCGGCAATCGGCTCAATCTCCTGACGCGTTGGCAGGCACTTGAGTATGTCACGAGTCAGAACCTGGATCGGCGCGCGTTCGAGGTGCTGAACTGCATCCCGGTGATCTCTGGTGCCGTGGGAGGCTGGCGCCGCTCGGCTCTGGTGGAAGTTGGGGGATTTTCCGACGCGACTCTGGCGGAGGATGCCGATGCGACGTGGAGTTTACTGCGGTCAGGGTACGAGATTGTCTATGAGGAGGAAGCTATCGCTTTCACCGAAGCGCCCGCGACGGTCAGGAATTTCGTCAAACAGCGTTTCCGCTGGGCCTATGGTACGTTTCAGACGGCTTGGAAGCACAAAGGTGCGTTTGTTCTCGGACCACCAAGCGTGGGTTGGGTGGCCGTCCCAAATGTCTTCATATTCCAAATATTGTTCCCTCTCGTCGCCCCGCTGATGGATCTGCTCCTCGTTTCTTCGCTCGCGTGGTACGGTTGGCAAAAGTGGCAGCATCCACTCGCCTTTTCTGGATTCCAAGGTGTACCTGAGGTTCTCGGTTACTATCTACTCTTCCTGGCACTGGACTTCTTCACCGCCCTCATTCCCTTCCTCTGGGAGCGACATGAGCGACTCAGTCTCCTCCTGTGGCTTCCCTTGCAGCGGTTCTTCTACCGACAACTTCTCTACTACGTGACCTTCCGGGCGCTGTGGACAGCCGCCAAGGGGACACTGGCCCACTGGCGAAAAGTCGAACGCAAAGCGACTGCGGAGATACTCACCTAA
- the infC gene encoding translation initiation factor IF-3 translates to MNEQILVAEVVVITEEGENLGTMAPAAAIILAKEKGLDLVEVSPQAIPPVCRVTDYGKMQYQQAKQAQAAKVKQKKVETKGVRLGYRTEKHDLFFKKTQAEKFMLKGNKIKIDLMLRGREKAMGDKAKENLLAFVKTITVPHKIEENVTRGPRGFSILIAPE, encoded by the coding sequence GTGAACGAGCAAATCCTCGTCGCGGAGGTTGTCGTGATCACTGAGGAAGGCGAGAACCTGGGTACGATGGCGCCGGCCGCTGCGATCATCCTCGCCAAGGAGAAGGGGCTCGACCTCGTCGAAGTCTCGCCGCAAGCCATCCCGCCAGTCTGTCGTGTCACCGACTACGGCAAGATGCAATATCAGCAGGCCAAGCAGGCACAGGCGGCCAAGGTGAAGCAGAAGAAGGTCGAGACCAAGGGCGTCCGTCTTGGCTACCGGACCGAAAAGCATGACTTGTTCTTCAAGAAGACCCAGGCAGAAAAGTTTATGCTGAAGGGTAACAAGATCAAGATCGACCTAATGCTCCGCGGCCGCGAGAAAGCGATGGGTGACAAAGCCAAAGAGAATCTCCTCGCTTTTGTGAAAACGATCACCGTCCCCCACAAGATCGAGGAGAATGTGACTCGCGGACCACGCGGTTTCAGCATTCTCATCGCTCCGGAATAA